A window of the Lactuca sativa cultivar Salinas chromosome 7, Lsat_Salinas_v11, whole genome shotgun sequence genome harbors these coding sequences:
- the LOC111895719 gene encoding uncharacterized protein LOC111895719 → MKYNELSHFSHPQHRLKPGYTEIPFKCDGCKEVGIGSYYKCTTCNYDLHVHCALPSPSITHPFYTKCSFQFLIRPPGPIARYCNACEKAVSGFVYHCKLCGFDLHPCCAKLPTMLDDGEVKLYLYRKVGSACHKCGRKGRSWSYRSTCKKYNLHVACVKEMLVESWHEIYFGRGGVKGNVSGDLYGQNGKFETRIPSLKGTLESYHQNHQSKGKVKKCCEMAGLAMQFVISAVLGDPTTLIAGVVGSLMSK, encoded by the coding sequence ATGAAATACAATGAGCTTTCCCATTTCAGCCATCCTCAACATCGGCTCAAACCAGGCTACACCGAGATCCCATTCAAGTGTGATGGATGCAAGGAAGTTGGTATAGGTTCCTATTACAAATGCACAACATGCAACTACGATTTGCACGTGCATTGTGCCCTCCCGTCTCCTTCCATCACCCACCCTTTCTACACTAAATGTTCGTTCCAGTTCCTTATCCGTCCACCAGGTCCTATAGCCAGATACTGCAACGCATGTGAGAAAGCAGTGTCAGGGTTTGTTTACCATTGCAAGTTGTGCGGATTCGACCTCCATCCATGTTGTGCCAAGCTTCCAACTATGTTGGATGATGGGGAGGTGAAACTCTACCTTTATAGAAAGGTAGGGTCCgcatgccacaaatgtggcaggaAAGGACGCAGTTGGAGTTACAGGTCCACGTGCAAGAAGTACAACTTGCACGTGGCGTGTGTAAAAGAGATGTTGGTGGAGAGTTGGCATGAGATATATTTTGGTAGGGGTGGGGTGAAGGGTAATGTTAGTGGTGATTTGTACGGACAAAATGGGAAATTTGAGACAAGAATTCCAAGTTTGAAGGGTACATTAGAAAGTTATCATCAGAATCACCAAAGCAAAGGGAAAGTGAAGAAGTGTTGTGAAATGGCTGGCTTGGCTATGCAATTTGTGATATCAGCGGTACTCGGTGATCCCACCACTCTAATTGCTGGCGTTGTTGGTTCTTTAATGTCCAAATAA